One genomic region from Jilunia laotingensis encodes:
- a CDS encoding helix-turn-helix domain-containing protein, giving the protein MYIDNDEFGGWMQKLYAKLEELCKDVRVLRNADRVLPEDDNLLDNQDLCLLFKVSIKTLQRYRAIGALPYFTISGKVYYKASDVREFIKERFSVTTLRQFEKEHCTKKKK; this is encoded by the coding sequence ATGTATATAGACAATGACGAATTTGGTGGATGGATGCAGAAGCTGTATGCCAAACTGGAAGAACTCTGCAAAGATGTACGGGTACTACGCAATGCAGACAGGGTACTGCCCGAAGATGATAACCTATTGGATAATCAAGACTTGTGCCTGCTGTTCAAAGTAAGCATCAAAACCCTGCAACGCTACCGGGCTATCGGTGCGTTGCCATACTTCACTATCAGCGGAAAAGTGTATTACAAGGCTTCCGATGTCCGGGAGTTCATCAAGGAAAGGTTCAGCGTCACCACGCTACGCCAGTTCGAGAAAGAACACTGTACGAAGAAAAAGAAGTGA
- a CDS encoding relaxase/mobilization nuclease domain-containing protein, whose product MIGKIKKGSGFKGCVNYVLGKEQAVLLHADGVLTESRGDIIRSFCMQTGMNPDLKKPVGHIALSYSAVDAPKLTDEKMVQLAQEYMREMKITDTQYIIVRHQDREHPHVHIVFNRIDNNGKTISDRNDMYRNEQVCKKLKTKHGLYFAGGKEQVKQHRLKEPDKSKYEIYTAVKNEIGKFKNWRQLQERLAEKGITVRFKYKGQTGEIQGVSFSKGEYTFKGSEIDRNFSFSKLDKCFGDAGLNTVGNQRQTAFTPVREPLPTQGKTDSPLITGSLGLFTASSPPADEEPNLNLRKKKKKKKQLNL is encoded by the coding sequence ATGATTGGAAAAATAAAAAAGGGAAGCGGGTTTAAGGGCTGTGTGAACTATGTGCTTGGTAAGGAGCAGGCGGTTTTGCTTCATGCGGACGGGGTTCTGACTGAAAGCCGGGGCGATATAATCCGCAGCTTCTGTATGCAGACCGGGATGAATCCCGATTTGAAGAAGCCTGTCGGACATATTGCGTTAAGTTATTCGGCAGTGGATGCACCCAAATTGACAGACGAGAAGATGGTACAGCTTGCGCAGGAGTATATGCGTGAAATGAAAATCACCGATACGCAGTATATCATCGTGCGCCATCAAGACCGGGAACACCCACATGTGCATATCGTGTTCAACCGCATAGACAACAACGGCAAGACCATTTCGGACAGGAACGATATGTACCGTAACGAGCAGGTATGCAAGAAGCTGAAAACCAAACACGGGCTTTATTTTGCTGGTGGAAAAGAACAGGTAAAGCAGCACCGCTTGAAAGAGCCGGACAAGTCGAAATACGAGATTTACACGGCTGTAAAGAACGAAATCGGGAAGTTCAAGAACTGGCGGCAGTTACAGGAGCGGTTAGCGGAAAAGGGTATTACTGTCCGGTTCAAGTACAAGGGGCAGACGGGCGAGATACAGGGCGTTTCCTTTTCCAAAGGCGAATACACGTTCAAGGGTTCGGAGATAGACCGCAATTTTAGTTTCTCCAAACTGGATAAATGTTTCGGGGATGCAGGACTGAATACGGTCGGAAATCAACGGCAGACAGCTTTTACACCCGTTCGGGAGCCATTGCCGACACAGGGAAAGACTGACAGTCCGTTGATAACTGGCTCACTCGGTCTGTTCACCGCTTCATCACCCCCTGCGGATGAAGAACCAAACTTGAATTTAAGAAAGAAGAAGAAAAAGAAAAAACAACTTAATTTGTAA
- a CDS encoding MobC family plasmid mobilization relaxosome protein: MTNIKDKPGGRPAKKRIEKQQRVVSTKLTELQYYAIRKRAGEAGLRVSEYVRQAVVSAEVIPRLNRQDADTIRKLAGEANNINQLAHRANAGGFALVAVELVKLKNRIVEIINQLSDDWKNKKGKRV; this comes from the coding sequence ATGACGAATATAAAGGATAAGCCGGGGGGACGTCCGGCAAAGAAACGGATAGAGAAGCAGCAACGGGTAGTCAGCACGAAGCTGACCGAGTTGCAGTATTATGCCATCAGGAAGCGAGCCGGGGAAGCCGGGTTGCGTGTCAGTGAGTATGTCCGGCAGGCGGTTGTTTCGGCAGAGGTCATACCCCGGCTGAATAGGCAGGATGCGGACACCATCCGCAAGCTGGCAGGGGAAGCCAACAACATCAACCAACTGGCGCACCGAGCGAATGCCGGAGGTTTCGCACTGGTGGCGGTGGAACTGGTGAAACTCAAAAACAGGATTGTCGAAATTATAAATCAGTTGTCGGATGATTGGAAAAATAAAAAAGGGAAGCGGGTTTAA
- a CDS encoding toprim domain-containing protein: protein MNIEDVKQIPIADYLHSLGYSPVKQQGNGLWYKSPLREEHEPSFKVNTDRNLWYDFGAGKGGNIIALAKELYCSDSLPYLLNRIAEQTPHVRPVSFSFPQRRTEPSFQHLEVRDLTHPALLRYLEGRGINIELAKRECKELHFTNNGRPFFAIGFPNIAGGYEVRNSFFKGCIAPKDITHIRQQGEPREKCLVFEGFMDYLSFLTLRMKNCPTMPDLDRQDYVILNSTVNVPKAIDVLYPYERIHCMLDNDKAGYEATRAIELEYSYRVRDFSGNYRGYSDLNDYLCGRKQEQKNSTSQAQEIKQETGQRAAPRQKRGRGI, encoded by the coding sequence ATGAACATCGAAGATGTGAAACAAATACCCATCGCAGACTATCTGCATAGTTTAGGTTACTCTCCTGTCAAGCAGCAGGGTAACGGCTTATGGTACAAATCACCGTTAAGGGAGGAACACGAACCGTCTTTCAAGGTGAACACTGACCGCAACCTTTGGTATGACTTTGGCGCAGGCAAGGGCGGCAACATCATCGCACTGGCAAAGGAACTCTATTGCTCCGACAGCCTGCCATACCTGTTAAACCGGATAGCGGAACAGACACCGCACGTCCGCCCGGTCAGTTTTTCTTTTCCCCAGCGTAGGACAGAACCGAGTTTCCAACATTTGGAAGTCCGTGACTTGACCCATCCGGCATTGCTCCGTTACTTGGAGGGACGGGGTATCAATATCGAACTGGCAAAAAGAGAATGTAAGGAACTCCATTTTACCAATAACGGCAGACCGTTCTTTGCTATCGGTTTCCCGAACATAGCAGGAGGTTACGAGGTTCGCAATTCCTTTTTCAAAGGCTGCATCGCCCCGAAAGACATCACCCATATACGGCAGCAGGGAGAGCCGAGAGAGAAGTGTTTGGTATTCGAGGGTTTTATGGACTATCTTTCTTTCCTCACGCTCCGGATGAAGAACTGCCCGACCATGCCCGACCTTGACAGGCAGGATTATGTCATACTCAACTCTACTGTCAATGTGCCGAAAGCTATTGACGTGCTGTACCCGTATGAACGCATCCACTGTATGCTTGACAATGACAAGGCAGGATATGAAGCGACACGGGCTATCGAATTGGAATACTCCTACCGTGTGCGTGACTTCTCGGGCAATTACAGGGGGTATTCGGACTTGAACGATTACCTGTGCGGCAGGAAGCAGGAACAGAAGAACAGCACCAGCCAAGCGCAGGAGATAAAGCAGGAAACCGGACAACGTGCCGCCCCAAGACAGAAAAGGGGCAGGGGCATTTAG